Proteins co-encoded in one Kribbella qitaiheensis genomic window:
- a CDS encoding TetR/AcrR family transcriptional regulator, whose translation MSTPYEAGGRSRQKQRTRDALVQAAKALVATGVAPTIEEAAAAAGISRPTAYRYFPNQRTLLAAAHPETGATSMLPADPPPDVASRLALAIRTFTGLILETEAQQRTMLRLSLEADPAERAELPLRQGRAIGWFEEALAPLRDELGDEAIRRLAVAIRSAVGIEALSWLTDIARLSRDDAVETMTWSAQSMLHAALAGRLPPETIGNTATAN comes from the coding sequence GTGTCAACACCGTACGAGGCCGGCGGCCGGAGCAGGCAGAAGCAGCGGACCCGGGACGCCCTGGTCCAGGCGGCGAAAGCGCTGGTCGCCACCGGAGTGGCACCAACCATCGAGGAGGCGGCCGCAGCCGCTGGGATCTCCCGCCCCACCGCCTATCGCTACTTCCCCAACCAGCGCACACTGCTCGCCGCCGCCCATCCGGAGACCGGCGCGACCTCGATGCTCCCGGCCGATCCACCGCCGGATGTCGCGAGCCGACTGGCCCTGGCGATCCGGACCTTCACGGGCCTGATCCTCGAGACCGAGGCCCAGCAACGAACGATGCTCCGGCTCTCCCTCGAGGCCGATCCTGCCGAGCGGGCAGAACTACCGCTGCGACAGGGACGTGCCATCGGCTGGTTCGAAGAAGCCCTGGCGCCGCTTCGGGACGAGCTCGGCGACGAGGCGATCCGTCGGCTCGCGGTCGCGATCCGTTCCGCCGTCGGCATCGAAGCCCTCAGCTGGCTGACCGACATCGCCCGCCTGTCCCGCGACGACGCCGTCGAGACGATGACCTGGTCCGCCCAGTCGATGCTCCACGCTGCGCTCGCTGGTCGCCTGCCTCCGGAGACCATCGGCAACACGGCCACGGCGAACTAA
- the mshD gene encoding mycothiol synthase: MTLEAVPSPLPSATAAAVTELARSAAQSDGVNPLSEQTLLHLDGEHRGDVHVLAYAGDPGATDLAGYGALGADGSAELVVSPQYRRQGFGTSLLRILLDHGGSRLHVWAHGRLPGSDELAAQLGLEVARELYFLRRPSAPLPAAVWPAGVSVRAFIPGEDDAAWLAVNAAAFAHHPEQGGWDQSDLTDRLHQPWFDPAGFFLAVDDASGELAGFHWTKVHDDEGEAPFGEVYVVGVAPSHQGTGLGKALTLEGVRHLQEDRGLASVVLYVDGTNTAAHSLYTKLGFETAALDVQFAPVNGLTPDSSAHIAS; this comes from the coding sequence GTGACACTCGAAGCCGTACCCTCCCCGTTGCCCTCGGCCACCGCCGCCGCCGTCACCGAACTCGCTCGTTCGGCCGCACAGAGCGACGGCGTCAATCCGCTGTCCGAACAGACACTGCTCCACCTGGACGGTGAACACCGGGGCGACGTCCACGTCCTCGCGTACGCCGGGGATCCGGGCGCGACCGACCTCGCCGGATACGGGGCGCTAGGGGCGGATGGATCCGCCGAACTGGTGGTCTCCCCGCAGTACAGACGCCAGGGCTTCGGTACTTCGCTGCTTCGGATTCTCCTCGACCACGGTGGTTCGCGGCTTCACGTGTGGGCCCATGGGAGGCTCCCCGGATCCGACGAGCTTGCCGCTCAACTGGGGCTTGAGGTCGCTCGGGAGCTCTACTTCCTCCGGCGGCCGAGCGCTCCCCTGCCGGCTGCTGTCTGGCCGGCTGGGGTCTCGGTACGGGCGTTCATACCGGGCGAGGACGACGCAGCATGGCTCGCCGTGAACGCGGCGGCCTTCGCGCATCACCCGGAGCAGGGCGGCTGGGACCAGTCGGACCTGACGGACCGGCTACACCAACCGTGGTTCGACCCGGCCGGCTTCTTCCTCGCTGTGGACGACGCCTCGGGCGAACTGGCTGGCTTCCACTGGACAAAGGTCCACGACGACGAGGGCGAGGCGCCGTTCGGCGAGGTGTACGTGGTGGGCGTCGCTCCTTCGCACCAGGGCACGGGCCTCGGCAAGGCGCTGACGCTGGAGGGTGTCCGCCACCTCCAGGAGGACCGCGGACTCGCGTCGGTGGTCCTGTACGTCGACGGCACCAATACCGCTGCGCACTCTCTGTACACAAAACTCGGCTTCGAAACCGCCGCCCTGGACGTCCAATTCGCGCCTGTGAACGGTCTCACACCGGATTCATCTGCTCACATCGCGTCATAA
- a CDS encoding cupin domain-containing protein — protein sequence MAVSKLRAAIVRAADEGDKRWFFGGGAHRWMATATETDGAYLLFEDEMELGKTTPLHLHPEADESMYVLDGRILMYLDGEQREVGQGGLVLVPRGMPHAFLVVSETARVLCLLTPGIGQEFYWGASEPFDPDQPGVVDFGRIQASAAANGGIEILGPPPFGSKG from the coding sequence ATGGCTGTGAGCAAGCTGCGGGCTGCGATCGTCAGGGCGGCCGATGAAGGGGACAAGCGCTGGTTCTTCGGCGGCGGGGCGCATCGCTGGATGGCCACCGCGACGGAGACCGATGGGGCCTATCTGTTGTTCGAGGACGAGATGGAGCTGGGCAAGACGACGCCGCTGCACCTGCATCCGGAGGCCGACGAGTCCATGTACGTCCTGGACGGCCGGATCCTGATGTACCTGGACGGCGAGCAGCGCGAGGTCGGTCAGGGCGGGCTGGTGCTGGTTCCGCGGGGGATGCCGCATGCGTTCCTGGTGGTCTCGGAGACTGCCCGGGTGCTCTGCCTGCTCACCCCTGGCATCGGTCAGGAGTTCTACTGGGGTGCGAGCGAGCCGTTCGATCCGGATCAGCCCGGGGTGGTCGATTTCGGCCGGATCCAGGCCTCCGCGGCGGCCAACGGCGGCATCGAGATCCTCGGTCCGCCGCCGTTCGGGTCCAAGGGATGA
- a CDS encoding NUDIX hydrolase — MSTATVIAAGGVVWREQRGERQVLLVHRPRYDDWSLPKGKLVPDEHVLVAAHREIEEETGQRVTLGPSLGIQRYEVRKNGGSVPKMVHYWSAAIDGKAREFEPNDEVDKLDWLGIDKARSRLSYPRDVDILDLLDGRAEVTSSLVLIRHAEAVKRKEWDRKDTDRPLTGEGESTAERLVAVLAALGVDRVLSSDAERCAATVAPYAGAIGKKIHLHREISERGYEADPDAMRGLGDKAWRPGKVTAICSHRPVLPALARELSLPVGKYAPAAFVVAHRIADGRIVHERFGAP, encoded by the coding sequence GTGAGTACGGCGACTGTGATCGCCGCGGGTGGCGTCGTCTGGCGGGAGCAGCGAGGCGAGCGCCAAGTCCTGCTGGTGCATCGCCCCCGGTACGACGACTGGTCCCTCCCGAAGGGGAAGCTGGTCCCGGACGAGCACGTGCTGGTGGCCGCGCACCGCGAGATCGAGGAGGAGACCGGTCAGCGGGTGACCCTCGGCCCGTCGCTCGGCATCCAGCGGTACGAGGTCCGCAAGAACGGCGGGTCCGTGCCGAAGATGGTGCACTACTGGTCTGCCGCGATCGACGGCAAGGCGCGGGAGTTCGAGCCGAACGACGAGGTCGACAAGCTCGACTGGCTCGGCATCGACAAGGCCCGGAGCAGGCTCAGCTATCCCCGTGACGTCGACATCCTCGATCTGCTCGACGGCCGCGCCGAAGTCACCTCGTCGCTGGTGCTGATCCGGCATGCCGAGGCCGTGAAGCGTAAAGAGTGGGACCGCAAGGACACCGATCGGCCGCTGACCGGGGAAGGAGAGTCGACGGCCGAGCGGCTCGTCGCGGTACTGGCTGCTCTCGGTGTCGATCGGGTTCTCAGCAGCGACGCTGAGCGGTGCGCGGCCACGGTCGCGCCGTACGCCGGGGCGATCGGCAAGAAGATCCACCTACATCGGGAGATCTCCGAGCGCGGCTACGAGGCCGATCCGGACGCGATGCGCGGTCTCGGCGACAAGGCGTGGCGGCCCGGCAAGGTCACCGCGATCTGTTCGCACCGGCCCGTACTACCCGCGCTTGCCCGCGAGCTCAGCTTGCCGGTCGGCAAGTACGCACCCGCCGCATTCGTCGTGGCCCACCGGATCGCGGACGGCCGGATCGTCCACGAACGCTTCGGCGCGCCCTGA
- a CDS encoding PKD domain-containing protein: protein MAEYKDVLFPGLGVKVQPKARTLVNLDTIVYTDQSKVSVNTVSLLGFAVVVEATPMSYIWNFGDGKSVTTTSPGKAYPAKEITHKYLKRGDVSVTLTTNYAARYSVAGTGWQYVEGTVAIAGPATGLLVREAVPVLVDPQR from the coding sequence TTGGCGGAGTACAAGGATGTGTTGTTCCCGGGGCTTGGAGTGAAGGTGCAGCCCAAGGCGCGGACGCTGGTCAATCTGGACACCATTGTTTATACGGATCAGAGCAAGGTGTCGGTGAATACCGTTAGTTTGCTGGGGTTTGCGGTGGTGGTTGAGGCTACGCCGATGAGCTATATCTGGAATTTTGGGGATGGGAAGTCGGTGACGACGACCTCGCCGGGGAAGGCGTATCCGGCCAAAGAGATTACGCACAAGTATTTGAAGCGTGGGGACGTCAGCGTGACGCTCACTACGAATTACGCGGCTCGGTACAGCGTGGCCGGCACCGGGTGGCAGTACGTGGAGGGGACTGTGGCTATTGCCGGGCCTGCTACGGGGCTGCTGGTGCGGGAGGCTGTGCCTGTGTTGGTGGATCCGCAGCGCTGA
- a CDS encoding bifunctional metallophosphatase/5'-nucleotidase, with the protein MAFTGRDKKWLRGPRAVGLVAAGAAVVLGLATGGTVTQAAPAKPKPTHTQIQLLAINDFHGNLAPNPATSSSGNVNGTPAGGAEYLSTQLDLLRRSARAQGQDTATVAAGDLIGASPLLSAAFHDEPTIEAMNAMGLDATSVGNHEFDEGYKELLRMQKGGCLNDGDGQNNQNSCPDHKFKGADFKYLSANVFYENTAKTLFAPYTVKKFRDGQKVAFIGMTLENTPNIVTKSGVQGLAFKDEVETANALVPKLKQQGIEAIVVLLHEGGLPADPKAFNSCPGVSGPILDIAKNLDPAIDAILSGHTHQSYNCSFPDPAGKPRLVTSASSFGKIVTEVRLSIDNTTHDVDRLNTMANNHIVTQDVPKDPRLTKLISGYQTLVAPIESKVIGHITTPSVVKTPDDSGESPLGNLIADGQLADPSTITNNKTPVVAFMNPGGIRADLASTGGAVTYGSAFTVQPFNNYLVSMDMTGTQIKALLEQQFSGVNQTANKVLQISGITYTYSPAATPGAKVVAGSIKIAGQPLVDATTYRIVTNNFLSDGGDGFPAFTTATDKFFGGLDIDAFANYLTAHDPYTPGPTDRISIS; encoded by the coding sequence ATGGCCTTCACAGGACGAGACAAGAAGTGGCTGAGGGGACCCCGGGCCGTCGGCCTGGTGGCCGCGGGAGCCGCTGTGGTGCTCGGGCTGGCCACGGGGGGAACCGTGACCCAGGCTGCGCCGGCGAAGCCCAAGCCGACGCACACCCAGATTCAGCTGCTCGCGATCAACGACTTCCACGGCAACCTCGCGCCGAACCCGGCGACCAGCTCGAGCGGCAACGTGAACGGCACGCCCGCGGGTGGCGCGGAGTACCTGTCGACCCAGCTGGACCTGCTGCGACGGTCCGCCCGGGCGCAGGGCCAGGACACCGCCACGGTCGCCGCCGGTGACCTGATCGGCGCTTCGCCGCTGCTCTCGGCCGCGTTCCACGACGAGCCGACCATCGAGGCGATGAACGCGATGGGTCTGGATGCCACCTCGGTCGGCAACCACGAGTTCGACGAGGGGTACAAGGAACTTCTGCGGATGCAGAAAGGCGGCTGTCTGAACGACGGCGACGGCCAGAACAACCAGAACTCCTGCCCGGACCACAAGTTCAAGGGCGCGGACTTCAAGTACCTGTCGGCGAACGTGTTCTACGAGAACACCGCGAAGACCCTGTTCGCGCCGTACACGGTGAAGAAGTTCCGTGACGGCCAGAAGGTCGCCTTCATCGGCATGACGCTGGAGAACACCCCGAACATCGTCACCAAGTCCGGCGTCCAGGGCCTGGCCTTCAAGGACGAGGTGGAGACCGCCAACGCGCTGGTGCCGAAGCTGAAGCAGCAGGGCATCGAGGCGATCGTGGTGCTGCTGCACGAGGGCGGTCTGCCGGCCGACCCGAAGGCATTCAACAGCTGCCCGGGCGTCTCCGGTCCGATCCTCGACATCGCCAAGAACCTCGACCCGGCGATCGACGCGATCCTTTCCGGCCATACCCACCAGTCGTACAACTGCTCGTTCCCCGACCCGGCAGGCAAGCCGCGGCTCGTCACCAGCGCGTCCTCGTTCGGCAAGATCGTCACCGAGGTCCGGCTGAGCATCGACAACACCACGCACGACGTGGACCGGCTGAACACGATGGCGAACAACCACATCGTCACCCAGGACGTGCCGAAGGACCCGCGGCTGACCAAGCTCATCAGCGGCTACCAGACGCTGGTCGCGCCGATCGAGTCCAAGGTCATCGGTCACATCACCACCCCGTCGGTGGTGAAGACGCCGGACGACTCGGGTGAGTCCCCGCTGGGCAACCTGATCGCCGACGGGCAACTGGCCGATCCCTCGACCATCACCAACAACAAGACGCCGGTGGTGGCGTTCATGAACCCGGGCGGGATCCGGGCCGACCTCGCCTCGACCGGAGGCGCCGTCACCTACGGCAGCGCGTTCACCGTGCAGCCGTTCAACAACTACCTGGTCTCGATGGACATGACCGGGACCCAGATCAAGGCGCTGCTGGAACAGCAGTTCTCCGGCGTCAACCAGACCGCGAACAAGGTGCTGCAGATCTCCGGCATCACCTACACCTACAGCCCGGCCGCGACGCCGGGTGCCAAGGTGGTCGCGGGCTCGATCAAGATCGCGGGCCAGCCGTTGGTCGACGCGACGACGTACCGGATCGTCACGAACAACTTCCTCTCCGACGGCGGTGACGGCTTCCCGGCCTTCACCACCGCGACGGACAAGTTCTTCGGCGGCCTCGACATCGACGCCTTCGCCAACTACCTCACCGCCCACGACCCGTACACCCCAGGCCCGACCGACCGCATCAGCATCTCCTGA
- a CDS encoding MoaD/ThiS family protein, whose protein sequence is MPEVTIRYFAAARAAAGESTATARASSVKELVGAVSADRPELARVLGICSFMVDGERVDLDTHLHEGALIDALPPFAGG, encoded by the coding sequence ATGCCGGAAGTCACCATCAGGTACTTCGCCGCCGCGCGCGCAGCGGCGGGCGAGTCCACGGCGACCGCGCGAGCGAGTTCGGTGAAGGAACTCGTCGGTGCCGTTTCGGCCGACCGGCCCGAGCTGGCCCGCGTCCTCGGGATCTGCAGCTTTATGGTCGACGGCGAGCGGGTCGACCTTGACACACACCTCCACGAAGGCGCCCTCATCGACGCCCTCCCACCCTTCGCCGGCGGCTGA
- a CDS encoding response regulator transcription factor encodes MSTLLLLTNALQASTEVLPSLALLPHQIRILPSEVAALVDAPDADAVLLDARRDLVTVRGVSRLIRTTGIDVPLFLVVTEGGLTAVNADWGADDVLLDTAGPAEIEARLRLVIGRLAAIRNEDPDTSLIRSGDVVIDEASYTAKLNGRALDLTYKEFELFKFLAQHPGRVFTREQLLQEVWGYDYFGGTRTVDVHVRRLRAKLGPEHESLIGTVRNVGYRFVIPPTTPQRETADSTV; translated from the coding sequence GTGAGCACGTTGCTTCTGCTGACGAACGCGCTGCAGGCCTCTACCGAGGTGCTGCCCTCGCTCGCTTTGCTGCCCCACCAGATCCGGATCCTGCCCTCCGAGGTCGCCGCCCTGGTGGACGCCCCCGACGCGGATGCCGTGTTGCTGGACGCCCGCCGTGACCTGGTCACGGTCCGAGGGGTGTCCCGGCTGATCCGCACCACCGGCATCGACGTACCGCTGTTCCTGGTCGTCACCGAAGGCGGTCTGACCGCGGTGAACGCCGACTGGGGCGCCGACGACGTCCTGCTCGACACGGCCGGCCCGGCCGAGATCGAGGCCCGGCTCCGGCTCGTCATCGGCCGCCTTGCCGCCATCCGCAACGAGGACCCCGACACCTCGCTGATCCGCAGCGGTGACGTGGTGATCGACGAGGCCTCGTACACGGCGAAGTTGAACGGGCGCGCGCTCGACCTCACGTACAAGGAGTTCGAGCTGTTCAAGTTCCTCGCACAGCACCCGGGACGGGTGTTCACGCGGGAGCAGCTGCTCCAGGAAGTCTGGGGCTACGACTACTTCGGCGGCACCCGGACGGTCGACGTCCACGTCCGCCGCCTCCGCGCCAAGCTCGGCCCCGAGCACGAATCGCTCATCGGCACCGTCCGCAACGTCGGCTACCGCTTCGTGATCCCCCCCACCACCCCCCAACGAGAAACAGCCGACTCCACCGTCTAA
- the pstS gene encoding phosphate ABC transporter substrate-binding protein PstS, with protein MSVNRLLRVGTVAVASLGVLALSACGSDPEPSGSSNPSSSTSTSTGGGDCPKGTLNAEGSTAQKNAIEEVISKYNEKCADVSVNYNATGSGAGIKQFKAGQVDFAGSDSALKTVSTDGGETEAAAAAKRCQGSPALNLPMVVGPISIAYNVDGLDKLVLDGATAAKIFQGTVKTWNDPAIAKLNAGAKLPSTPISVFFRSDESGTTENFTKYLAAAGEGAWTGKPAKKWTGTGAGKEKSAGVAEGVKSTKNSITYVEWSYAVDNKLGIAQIDNGSGAPVELTADSASKALAAAKPAGTGTDLSLKLDYTTKAAGTYPIILATYEIACSKGLTAEKTALVKSFLTYFAGADGQGALTDLHYAPLPEELRTKVDAAIQSIS; from the coding sequence GTGTCCGTCAATCGCCTGCTCCGCGTCGGCACCGTCGCCGTGGCATCCCTCGGCGTCCTCGCTCTGAGCGCCTGTGGCAGTGACCCGGAGCCGTCGGGCTCCTCGAACCCGTCGAGCTCCACCTCGACCTCCACCGGAGGCGGCGACTGCCCGAAGGGCACCCTGAACGCCGAGGGCTCCACGGCGCAGAAGAACGCCATCGAAGAAGTCATCTCCAAGTACAACGAGAAATGCGCCGATGTCTCGGTGAACTACAACGCGACCGGTTCGGGCGCGGGCATCAAGCAGTTCAAGGCCGGCCAGGTCGATTTCGCCGGTTCGGACTCCGCGCTGAAGACCGTTTCCACCGACGGTGGCGAGACCGAGGCGGCCGCCGCGGCCAAGCGCTGCCAGGGCAGCCCGGCGCTGAACCTGCCGATGGTGGTCGGCCCGATCAGCATCGCCTACAACGTCGATGGCCTGGACAAGCTGGTCCTCGACGGCGCGACCGCCGCCAAGATCTTCCAGGGCACCGTCAAGACCTGGAACGACCCGGCGATCGCCAAGCTGAACGCCGGCGCGAAGCTGCCGTCGACTCCGATCTCGGTCTTCTTCCGCTCGGACGAGTCCGGCACCACCGAGAACTTCACCAAGTACCTCGCCGCCGCCGGCGAAGGCGCCTGGACCGGTAAGCCGGCCAAGAAGTGGACCGGTACGGGTGCCGGCAAGGAGAAGTCGGCCGGTGTGGCCGAGGGCGTCAAGAGCACCAAGAACTCGATCACCTACGTCGAGTGGTCCTACGCGGTCGACAACAAGCTCGGCATCGCGCAGATCGACAACGGCTCCGGCGCCCCGGTCGAGCTGACCGCCGACTCCGCCTCGAAGGCGCTCGCCGCGGCCAAGCCCGCCGGTACCGGCACCGACCTGTCACTGAAGCTCGACTACACGACCAAGGCTGCGGGCACCTACCCGATCATCCTGGCCACCTACGAGATCGCCTGCAGCAAGGGCCTGACCGCCGAGAAGACCGCACTGGTGAAGAGCTTCCTGACCTACTTCGCCGGCGCCGACGGCCAGGGTGCGCTGACCGACCTGCACTACGCGCCGCTCCCGGAGGAGCTGCGGACCAAGGTCGACGCTGCCATCCAGTCGATCAGCTGA
- a CDS encoding alpha/beta hydrolase: MNRRVDTLLRTALDTVQGNALKPVTVLPRALRHRLAGAPIQIDGNVLDPDLQLLLRLENLLPSSMKSVAGARTNLIRMSKLVAGNPRELQRVTELTVRGADGQLGARLYVPRTAGRGLLVFFHGGGWVVGDLDSHDAYCRDLASEAGVRVLSVDYRLAPEAEAPVAAEDAIAAFSWAVEHAEDLGADPALVAVGGDSAGGNLSAVVAQQCVLRGLPSPALQLLLYPAVDLVGRRPSRDLFGEGFFLTEEDIIWYREHYTPDPAIRPNPLVSPIFTKDLSGLAPAHIVTAGFDPLRDEGNEYAELLAAAGVQVTHVCEPGMVHGFASILALGGETRAAQLRIATRLREALT, translated from the coding sequence GTGAACCGACGAGTGGACACCCTGCTGCGAACCGCGCTGGACACGGTGCAGGGCAACGCCCTGAAGCCGGTGACGGTGCTGCCCCGGGCGCTCCGGCACCGCCTGGCCGGGGCTCCGATCCAGATCGACGGCAACGTCCTGGACCCCGATCTCCAGCTCCTGCTCCGGCTGGAGAACTTGTTGCCGTCATCAATGAAATCGGTCGCCGGCGCGCGGACCAACCTGATCAGGATGTCCAAGCTGGTCGCCGGGAACCCGCGTGAACTACAGCGCGTGACCGAACTCACGGTCCGCGGCGCCGATGGTCAGCTCGGCGCCCGCCTCTACGTGCCCCGTACCGCGGGTCGCGGGTTGCTCGTGTTCTTCCACGGCGGCGGGTGGGTTGTCGGCGACTTGGACAGCCACGACGCCTACTGCCGCGACCTGGCTTCGGAGGCCGGCGTACGCGTGTTGTCGGTCGACTACCGGCTCGCGCCGGAGGCGGAGGCGCCGGTCGCGGCCGAGGACGCCATCGCCGCGTTCAGTTGGGCTGTCGAGCACGCCGAAGACCTCGGCGCGGACCCCGCACTGGTGGCCGTCGGTGGAGACAGTGCCGGAGGCAACCTTTCCGCGGTGGTCGCCCAGCAATGCGTACTGCGCGGTCTCCCGTCGCCGGCACTCCAGTTGCTGCTCTACCCGGCCGTCGACCTGGTCGGCCGCCGCCCGAGCCGGGACCTTTTTGGCGAGGGCTTCTTCCTCACCGAGGAGGACATCATCTGGTACCGCGAGCACTACACACCGGACCCGGCCATCCGTCCGAACCCGCTGGTCTCGCCGATCTTCACCAAGGACCTGTCCGGCCTGGCCCCGGCCCACATCGTCACCGCCGGCTTCGACCCGCTCCGCGACGAAGGCAACGAGTACGCCGAACTGCTGGCCGCGGCAGGAGTCCAGGTCACCCACGTCTGCGAACCCGGCATGGTCCACGGCTTCGCCAGCATCCTCGCCCTGGGCGGCGAAACCCGAGCGGCTCAACTCCGCATAGCCACCCGCCTACGCGAAGCCCTCACCTGA
- the arfB gene encoding alternative ribosome rescue aminoacyl-tRNA hydrolase ArfB: MDSGLVVRAGVVIPESELEWRFSRSSGPGGQSVNTTDSRVELSFDVATSNALNEVFRERALDRLASRLVDGVLTIAASEQRSQWRNREAARIRLANLLREAIAAPPRPRRPTRPSKNAMRRRADDKRRRSETKRLRGRPND; the protein is encoded by the coding sequence ATGGACAGCGGGCTGGTGGTGCGGGCAGGGGTGGTGATCCCCGAATCGGAACTGGAATGGCGCTTCTCGCGTTCCAGTGGGCCCGGTGGCCAGTCCGTCAACACCACCGACAGCCGGGTCGAGCTCAGCTTCGACGTCGCTACGAGCAACGCGCTGAACGAGGTGTTCCGTGAGCGGGCCCTGGACCGCCTCGCCTCGCGCCTGGTCGACGGCGTACTGACCATCGCCGCCTCGGAGCAACGCTCTCAATGGCGCAACCGCGAAGCCGCCCGGATCCGGCTGGCGAACCTCCTCCGCGAAGCGATCGCCGCGCCACCACGACCCCGCCGGCCGACCCGGCCGAGCAAGAACGCGATGCGCCGCCGCGCCGACGACAAGCGCCGCCGCAGCGAGACCAAACGCCTCCGCGGCCGCCCGAACGACTAA
- a CDS encoding bifunctional nuclease family protein: protein MTTMRELTLIGIRMESPNRAPVMMLRETEGYRYLPISIGSVEATAIAYEEQGLRPSRPLTHDLMRDLIEAFGVHIEAVEIVELRDAVFYAELVLGNGVRVSARPSDSVALAVRLGTPIRCTEKVLLEAGVATPEEEQAELERFRQFLDGVAPEDFSS, encoded by the coding sequence ATGACGACGATGCGAGAACTCACCCTGATCGGGATCCGGATGGAATCGCCCAACCGGGCGCCTGTGATGATGCTGCGCGAGACCGAGGGCTACCGGTACCTGCCGATCTCGATCGGTTCGGTCGAGGCGACCGCGATCGCGTACGAGGAACAGGGCCTGCGCCCGTCCCGGCCGCTGACCCACGATCTGATGCGGGACCTGATCGAGGCGTTCGGCGTCCACATCGAGGCCGTCGAGATCGTCGAACTGCGCGACGCCGTCTTCTACGCCGAGCTCGTGCTCGGCAACGGCGTCCGCGTCTCCGCCCGCCCCAGCGACTCCGTTGCCCTAGCCGTCAGACTCGGTACGCCGATCCGCTGCACCGAGAAGGTGCTGCTCGAGGCCGGCGTGGCCACCCCGGAAGAAGAGCAGGCCGAGCTGGAACGCTTCCGCCAGTTCCTCGACGGCGTGGCCCCGGAAGACTTCTCCAGCTGA
- a CDS encoding DUF6318 family protein: MPTSVPPLTRSRPSHSPPSRAAPGPQPLIHSLRLWPSLAIPRSVTIVVDYGEVTPVTTRNRPTALTLACLATLALTACTGGSPDAGRPDRSATSSAPGTSSTPSTPAPTSPPERPSGATGLTLASAEAFVRYYSDLMNYASDTGDSTGLLSASEAGCENCKAYADFVQKSNAANGLLTGDYHERLKEVSELVRGQNGRLGGSAVVSVGQYVSRPTPTATPFTSKARTYTRELALSPQSGSWVMYEMKQVEQ; encoded by the coding sequence GTGCCCACCTCCGTCCCACCACTAACCAGGAGCCGCCCGAGCCACTCACCCCCCAGCCGGGCGGCTCCTGGCCCCCAACCACTTATCCACAGCCTGCGTCTCTGGCCATCCCTAGCGATCCCACGCTCAGTTACGATCGTGGTCGACTACGGAGAGGTGACCCCCGTGACTACCCGCAACAGGCCCACCGCCCTAACCCTGGCCTGTCTAGCCACGCTCGCCCTAACCGCCTGCACCGGAGGCAGCCCCGACGCAGGCCGCCCAGACAGGTCAGCGACTTCGTCGGCCCCCGGCACTAGCTCGACACCGTCCACACCGGCACCTACGAGCCCACCCGAGCGACCCTCCGGTGCCACGGGCCTGACCCTCGCGTCCGCCGAGGCCTTTGTCAGGTACTACAGCGATTTAATGAACTACGCATCTGACACCGGCGACAGCACCGGACTGCTCAGCGCAAGCGAGGCCGGCTGCGAGAATTGCAAGGCATATGCCGACTTCGTGCAGAAGTCGAATGCGGCCAATGGTCTCCTGACTGGCGACTACCACGAACGACTCAAAGAGGTCTCCGAGCTCGTCCGCGGCCAGAATGGTCGTCTCGGCGGCTCAGCCGTTGTCAGCGTGGGCCAATACGTCAGCCGTCCGACGCCGACGGCCACTCCGTTCACGAGCAAGGCGAGGACATACACGCGAGAGCTCGCCTTGTCACCTCAGAGCGGTAGCTGGGTGATGTACGAGATGAAGCAAGTCGAGCAATGA
- a CDS encoding TlpA family protein disulfide reductase encodes MSPGIIVLVCAVAIGVGLSVFKSRFDGRFRGTHPVRKATVRAGSVPAEEADDQVRLTAADLGVELGRRATLLQFSSAFCAPCRATRRTLAEIESMVEGVQHIELDAESHLDLVRRLDILRTPTVLVLDATGAIVTRASGQPRKPDVIAALGAAVDHQPH; translated from the coding sequence GTGAGCCCAGGGATCATCGTTCTCGTCTGTGCGGTCGCCATCGGCGTCGGTCTCAGCGTGTTCAAGTCCCGGTTCGACGGACGCTTCCGGGGGACGCACCCGGTGAGGAAGGCAACAGTGCGAGCTGGTTCTGTCCCTGCTGAAGAGGCCGACGACCAGGTCCGGCTGACCGCGGCGGATCTCGGCGTCGAGCTCGGCCGGCGGGCGACGCTGCTGCAGTTCTCGTCCGCGTTCTGCGCGCCCTGCCGCGCGACCCGGCGGACGCTCGCCGAGATCGAGTCGATGGTTGAGGGCGTCCAGCACATCGAGTTGGACGCGGAATCGCATCTCGACCTGGTCCGCCGGCTGGACATCCTCCGTACGCCGACGGTGCTGGTCCTCGACGCGACCGGCGCCATCGTGACCCGCGCCAGCGGCCAACCGCGCAAGCCCGACGTGATCGCCGCCCTCGGCGCAGCAGTCGACCACCAGCCGCACTGA